CGATGAGCAGCGACTTGCCGGGGTCCGCAGCCTGCAGGGTGGCGATGCCACCGCTGCCAGTGGGGGTCCTGGCGGTGGTGACGGCAACCCAGCCCGATGTGCCGAGATAGACGTGACCCTCTCCTTCGCCCACCGCGCCGGCGCCTACCGCCGCGCCAATCACATCTCCGCCACCGCCATAGACCGGCGTCCCCGCCAGCAGCCCGCACTCGGCAGCGGCGGCCGCGGTCATTGGCCCGACCTGGTCTATTGAGCGAATCAGGGGGGGAAACTTGTCGGTGTCGACACCCAGGTAGCGAATGACCCCCTTTAGCCAGTCCTTCTTCTTCAGGTCAAAGCCGATAGCCGAAGCACAGGACCACTCACAAACCATCTTGCCGGTGGCTCGATAGGTCAGGTAGCCGTTGACATCCAGGAAACAGTCCATGTTGCGGTAGAGCTCCGGCTCGTTCTCCTTGAGCCAGAGCAGCTTGGGCAGAGCGTCCTTGCCGGAGAGCTCGGCGCCGGCGACCGCGGCAAACACCCGTGGTCCGAGGAACCTGGCCATCATACGCTTGGCCTGGTCTGGTGCGCGCGAATCGAGCCAGATGATGGCCTCTCGCAGGTGCGAGCCGTCCTTGCTCATCGGTACCACGCCCAGCATCTGCGTGGTGTGCACCATTGCCGCTACGTCAGCCGGGTTCACCCTGGCCTGCTCCACGACTTGCTTGGTGGTGCTGGACACGGCGCGCCACCAATCAGCGGGGTCCTGCTCAGCACGGTCAGCGCAGGGGTAGTGGACTGGATAAGCAGCAAGGGCAGTCGCACAGACACGGCCGGAGGTGTCAACGAGTACGGCCTTGTTGCCACTGGTTCCCACGTCATGAGCGACGATGTACTGAGTCATTCGCACCTCGCTTCCAGATGGCTCAACGCTCAGCGCGACGAGGCCTCTTGTGCCAGTTGCTCGCGGACCATGGCCAGTGCATCCTGGTCCATCTGCTCCACCTGAACCAGCAGCTCTTCAAAGACCTGGAGCGCCCGGTCGAGCTGCTCTTCGGGGATGGTCAGCGGCGGCTTGATCTTGATGGTGTTGCGACAGGTGGGGCAGCCGGCGTGAACCTCGGGCATATCCACGTCAAAGATCACGCCGCTCATCATCCCCAGCTCCACCAGTGCCGCGGCACGCTCCGTGGCCGGAGTCCTGGTCTTGGGGTCCTCGACCAGCTCTACGCCGATGAACAGGCCCGGACCGCGCACCTCGCCGATGAGCGGGTGCTCTTCCTGCAGGTGCAGCAGGCGCGCCGTGGCGCGCTCGCCGAGCTGGCGCGAGCGCTCACACAGCCCGAGTCGCTCCATTACCTCGATGGTGGCCAGTGCCGCGGCGAAAGCGACCGGACTGGAGCCAAAGGTGGTGTGCTCTTCGGCCGCGTTCAAGTTCTTCAGGTCCTCCCTGGCCAGCAGGGCGCCGACGGCGAACCCGCCGCCCAGCCCCTTGGTCAGGGCCATCATATCCGGAGCCACACCGTAATACTCGGCGGCACTCATTGCCCCGCAGCGGCCGAACGCGGTCTGCGACTCGTCGTAGATCAGGTATATGCCGTGGCGCTGGCAGATCTCCTTGAGGCCGGCGAGATAGCCGGGCGGTGTGGGCACTTGGCCTCCCGCGCCCTGCATCGGCTCGATGATCAGGCCGGCGATCGGAGCGTTGACCCCGTGATAGATCACGTCCTCTACGCACTGCAGGCAGGCCAGGCCGCAGTGCTGTGGCTCGAGCTGGAGCGGGCAGCGATAGCAGTAGGGGTAGGGGAACTTGGCAAAGTGGTCCATTCCAAAGCCAGAGAAGCGAGAGATCCCGCCAAAGTACTGGCTGGCGGCATAGGTCCCCAGTGAGCAGCCGTGGTAGGCGCGGTAGGCGGTGAGGAACACCGTCGCCCCCGGCTTGTTGATCATGGCCAGCTTCATCGCCGCTTCGATGGCCGAGCCGCCGCCCTGGTTGTTCAGCACGACCTTGTTGAGGTTGCCCGGAAAGAGCTTGGGCAGCTTGTTCAACAGCTTGATGCGCGGAATGGTGGGGTAGGCGTAGCGCACGTGGGTCAGATGGCGCATCTGCTCGGTCACCGCGGCGATGACATCGGGGTGATTGTAGCCCACGTTGAGCGACCAGGCCTGAGAGGTGCAGTCGATGTACTCGTTGCCCTGTATGTCGCGTACCGTGGCGCCGCCGGGAGTGCCTTCGAAGAGGATCTGGCGCTTGAGCTTGGTCAGAGAGTGGGTCTTGGCCTCGGCAAACTCTACGTCTGTCACCTCGGTCAACAGGGTGCGAATTTCGTCCTGCGAGAGGACACGGGGCTGCTGCGTTGCCATCTTCTCCTCCTTGAGCAAGAGCGGATCCCGCTAGGGTGCCTGTTGGTTTGGTCCGATTATAGGCCCTGCACGAGACCTGTCAAAGCATCCCATAGTGAGCTAGTAGTACACGGAACGGGTCCTGTGGCGCGGCCGCGCTTTGTAATGAGGCTCCTGGCCGCGGTTCCAGAGCAGATAGTCCAGTCCCCTTGCAGTGACGGTCTGCCCCTGTCGTCTCAGCTCGGCCACCAGCAGCTCGACCGCGTGCAGGCCACAGGCGCGGATCTCTATCTCTTGCGGCGAGCCAGAAGGAATGAGCTCCTCCCGCTCGATGCGCGCCGCCAGATCCGGGTCGTACTCGAGCACGCCGTCGACGTGCAGGACGTGCGGCACGAGGTTGTCGGCAAAAATGGTCAACTGGTCGCTGTCGGTGAACCTGCCCAGTCCCCGTCGGTCAAAGGCCAGCTCGAGATCGGCCGCGGTGAGCTGGGCCCGCTTGAAGAGCGGCACAGACAGCGGGCCGTATTGCGAGACATCGTTGAAGAAGGGCATGCGGATGAGCAGCGTGACCAGTCGCTCGGCCGAAGCCTCCGCCGAGTCAACGAGCGCACCAAAGCTGCCGCCAAAGCTGCTCAGCAGGTATCGCCCCAGCTCGCCGAGGGCCTGCGCATACAGCTCCATCAGCTCCATGGCCACGGGATTGCCCGGGTCCTGGCCAAAAATCGATGCGCACCGCCCAGAGTCCAGGCCAGTCAACTCGGAGGCCGAGAGAGGGCCCCTGGTCTGGTAGTGGTCACTGAGGGCGGCGGCGATGGTAAAGTAGCCAGACAGCCCCGGGCGCTTCTTGAGATGTGGGTTATAGCCTGACATAAAGTTGATGGTGTCCAGGGTGAGAAAGAAAGCGGCTGTGTCCTCACCGTGGCCGAGGTAGTGGTAGCGGGCATCGTGCTCCGG
The nucleotide sequence above comes from Chloroflexi bacterium ADurb.Bin180. Encoded proteins:
- the xylB_1 gene encoding Xylulose kinase, with the protein product MTQYIVAHDVGTSGNKAVLVDTSGRVCATALAAYPVHYPCADRAEQDPADWWRAVSSTTKQVVEQARVNPADVAAMVHTTQMLGVVPMSKDGSHLREAIIWLDSRAPDQAKRMMARFLGPRVFAAVAGAELSGKDALPKLLWLKENEPELYRNMDCFLDVNGYLTYRATGKMVCEWSCASAIGFDLKKKDWLKGVIRYLGVDTDKFPPLIRSIDQVGPMTAAAAAECGLLAGTPVYGGGGDVIGAAVGAGAVGEGEGHVYLGTSGWVAVTTARTPTGSGGIATLQAADPGKSLLIAEMETAGACLRWIADQFYKAEQADPSVPNVFALMDRKVSTIPPGSNYVVCTPWLYGERSPVSDTFVRTTFFNISADHTREHMLRAVYEGVAYNIRWMIDIIEKKYGFPLPVLRVVGGGARGAPWMQIIADVTGRRVETVANTQEVGAVGAALTAAIGLGIYPDFGALKQVVPLEKSFEPEPRNAKTYDLLFGAYQRLYYSLKSLYRDVNQVRFGVCAKE
- the davT_1 gene encoding 5-aminovalerate aminotransferase DavT, producing MATQQPRVLSQDEIRTLLTEVTDVEFAEAKTHSLTKLKRQILFEGTPGGATVRDIQGNEYIDCTSQAWSLNVGYNHPDVIAAVTEQMRHLTHVRYAYPTIPRIKLLNKLPKLFPGNLNKVVLNNQGGGSAIEAAMKLAMINKPGATVFLTAYRAYHGCSLGTYAASQYFGGISRFSGFGMDHFAKFPYPYCYRCPLQLEPQHCGLACLQCVEDVIYHGVNAPIAGLIIEPMQGAGGQVPTPPGYLAGLKEICQRHGIYLIYDESQTAFGRCGAMSAAEYYGVAPDMMALTKGLGGGFAVGALLAREDLKNLNAAEEHTTFGSSPVAFAAALATIEVMERLGLCERSRQLGERATARLLHLQEEHPLIGEVRGPGLFIGVELVEDPKTRTPATERAAALVELGMMSGVIFDVDMPEVHAGCPTCRNTIKIKPPLTIPEEQLDRALQVFEELLVQVEQMDQDALAMVREQLAQEASSR